GTGTTTCTTTACTTTCTTCAATTTTTTCTTTAAACCAATCGTTAAGCTTTGCTAAACTTTTCTTATCAGGGGTTATATTTTTTTCGGCTAACTTTTCAAATAGTTTTTTTGCAAGGGCTATCAAAACATCTTCATATTGTAAGTTTTGAAGGTCTAACTCCATAGTTACATCAAGAAAAATAACAAAATACAAACCATCTTTGTCAGTTTTATCGGAAAATCGTTTTAATTCCGTTGACTTGCCAGAACCCCAATGCCCGCCGAAAAAAACGTTCTCATATTCAGGATACTTTTTTAAGGTCAAATTTGACTGGTCCGAGGAATCAATGCCAAGTGAGCTAAACAACTCGTCAAAAGAGAAATCACCTCTAACTTTTGTGGAATCAACATACAGCTCACTGTCTGCATCAAGTGGCTCATTAAACTGGATATTAACATCCCACTTACTTTTAGGCGGCTCGTATGCCATGATTAAAATTATAGCATGATTTACAGATTTCCGGCAAAAAGCCGTAAGCATTGTATAGAGCACAAAGAAAATCTACACATTAAATTCTAATGTAAATACTGCCACGTCCAGTATATTCTTTGCATGCAAGCTACCGCCTAAACTTTCCTCTATTATCACTTTAGACATATAAAGGCCAATACCAGTGCCTTTATCTTCTTTGGTTGTAAAATAAGGCTCAAAGATTTTGTCCATTATTTCCTCAGGGATTCCCCCTCCATTGTCACTAATCTCTACTTTCAGTAAATTATTTTCTTTGTAACAATCAACCCCTATCATCCCATCTGCGCTCAATAGTCCTTTATCTCTTCTTTCTATAATAGCCTCAGTTGAATTACTTATTATATTTAATAATACATGAGCTAATTGATTCTTATATGTTGTAATTAGAGTACTGTCACATGGTATTATTTCTGAATAATGCCTATATATATTATTATGGCAATGACATGTGATTTTATATGATATCAAGTGGTTTTTGAGTTGCGCTGAAAGCAGTGAAAATACTTCTCCTACAATATTCATAACATAAAATGTTTCTTTTTCTTTTGACGGTTTAAGGAAATTTCTGAATTCATCTACCGTCTTTGACATGAAATCAAGTTGTTCCAGTGTGTTTTTTACAAGATTGTCAATGTAATCTGCATCAAGTTCTCTATACTCATAAACATCTTTCAGATCCTGGACAATAAGCCCAAGAATATTTAACGGCTGCTTCCATTGATGTGCTATTACTCCTATCATCTCACCAATGGCAGCCATCTTTGATTGTTGAATTAATAATTGTTCTTGTCTTCGAAGTTTCTCTTGTGAGAGCTTTCTCTCTGTCATATCACGAAATATGCCTTGCATGAGTCTTTTGCCGTTAATATTTATAGGGCTTGCAGAAATTTCAACGGAAACCGTACTGCCGTCTTTTCTTAACACCTGCGTTTCTATGTAATGGTGGCAGTCTTTCTTTGCTGCGTATTGAAAATTGTCAATAATATACCCAAGTTCATCCTGTTTATGAATGTCTGTGTATTTCATAAGAAGAAGTTCCGATTTATCATATCCCAGTAGCTCAACAGCCTTTTTGTTAGCATCCAGCAGATTACCCTCCACGTCGGCTATCAATATGGCATCACAAGCATTTTCCATCAACGCATGTGATATCTTTTCCGACTCAAAAAGAGCCTTCTCTATACGTTTTTTCTCGGTAATGTCTTTGATAATACCACCGGTACCTAAATAGTCATCTTCTTTACATCTTATAACTCCCAGTGTGCCATCAAGTTCTGAGCTTTGTTTATTGATGTCGAACCTGTATATGCCGTAGCTGGATACTTCTGCTACAATCGCATTGTTTGGCAAATCAGGATTCTTTGTTTTAAGATGAACCTCAAGGCCGGAGGTTTTTCTTTCAACATTTCTTCTTTCGTCAAAAAGCTTGGGTGTTTCTGAATTACCGGTTGGTTTTCCGATAAAATGCGGCAAAACCTCCGCTCTGCTTATATTTTTCACATCATTCGGATGGAAAATTTTACTGAAATGCTCCCCTATCAGTTCCTCTGGTTCATATCCATAGTTGCGTATGCTGTCATTTATAAAAGTGAATCTGCCGTCAATATCAATCTTATAGATTACATCAGGTACGGTTTGAACAAAAAACTTAAACATATTTTCGGATTGTTTGATTATATGTGTCTGTTCGATAAGTTCCTCGTTAAGTTTTTTAAGAGCATTTCTGGACTCCATGATTTCCTGATATTGATGAATGACGTTTTCATAGGTGGCAATAAGAAGATTGAATACTTTCTTATAATTTGAATAAATTATACGGGTTGCCCCTTTGTAAGTTACCTCAAATCCCTCACCGTTTGTTGTATCATCGCATGGAATATCGGTATTTATACATGATTCAATTTTAGAGATAAGATATTTCTCATCATACGGCTTTGTTATGTAATCATCTGAAAGTGATTCAAGTCCTTCTATTATATCTGTGACGGATTTTAGCTCGGTAAGCAATATTACAGGAATTCGTTTAATATCCTTATTATTCTTAATCTCACGGCAAAGCTCATAACCGTTCATTACAGGCATAACAACATCGCTTATTACAAGGTCAGGCATGGTACTTAAAGCAAGCTCAAGGCCAAGTTTGCCATTTGATGCGGTAATAACACCATAACCATGCTTCTGGAGAATGTGTTTTAACGCTACCGCCTGTGTCATAGAATCTTCAACAACTAAAATTGTTCCTTTACCCGCCATTAATAGCACCCCAGTACATAAATTCTTAATATATAATTATAATATCAGAACTCTTTTTTTACAAGTAATAATACTACGAAAAAATTATTGTTACAAATTCGGCAGACACAGTTCGTCAAATACCCGGCTTACAAGCGTACCCGCCAATCTTTGGTCGTGGGTTCTGTTAAAATATGCCGTAAAGAGTTTTTCTTTAATATCTTTTACGTAGAGCTCGTAACTGTTTACAGCATTTACTATCGCTGCCGCATCTTTTGGTATTTTTATTATGAATGAGTTAAACCGCCAGCTATAGATTATAAACTTTGCCTCATGTTTACTCTCAGCAGTGTATTTAAAACCACCCTCTGCTATAACATCCTGCTTTCCCATATAATAGTACCCTTGCTTTAATGTCTCACCAGGTACTGAAATCTCATTTGAATCCTTAAGGTATTTAGAATCAATAAATTCCTCAGGGAATTTTTTTATTCCGTCAGGGATTATCTCATCTAAAACCTGTTCTAATAATTTATCTACGTCTCTTTGTGTTTTTGTTTTCTTTGCTTTCTTACGGGATTTAGCAAGATCAATCCGCTCTCGTACAAGACCTGTCAAACCCTCATAGAGAGGTTTTAGATATTTTGCCGGGTCAAGACCAAGTGCCTTAAGCACTGCACTGTCAAGTGCCTGCCTGTCTTTGAGTTTAACCTCCTCAAATATGGACTTTACCGGACGACTCGAAAGCTTATTAAAGACATCTATAATTTTATTTTCCTTTTTAGCATCAACTTTTTCTATATTTGGAACAAATAAGCTCTCTATCTCAGGGCCATAAAGTGTCAACAAGCCATCACCTAAGTTCACTCGTCCTGAAACCTCCACACTCATAAAAGTTAAAGTTGAATTTAAAACGGCACAGTCTAATAAGGTATTCCGATCACTATGGAATACACCCTCAAAAGCCACATCACCTATTAGACAGAGTGAATTATTCACAGGGAATGAAAATCGCTCACTTACAAAACGATTTATCATAAAATTACCATACCTTTTTTCACCTAATGAATACCAATAATTTCTACTGGAAACAGACGGAACATCCGGAAATAGAACTCCTTCTTTTTTTTGACTGCCACCGACCCTTGTTCTTTGCTTTTCTCCCCATTCAATATACCTGAGGGCTCCCATTTTTTTTGCTCTTCTCAATTCGTTTTTACCATAGTTACAGTAAAGCGCTGATAATTTTATTTTATCCGGGTCTATTATCAGTGAATCTATTTCCTTTGGTGATGTAACCAGTGCCGATACAAACTCCTCTTCTATCCCCCAGTGTTTAATCTTTTTGTCTGTTAAGTGAAAAAACTCGTTTATGCCTGTCGTATAACCTCTTCTAACATCAGCGAGCTCCTTTAATTGCACAAGTTTATCACTGCACTTTTCCATTATCTCAAAATATATCTCCGGCGCCCGCAGATACTTACCTAACCGTACTGTTTTACCTGAATCTTCAATCTTATCAAGAAGCTCTCCCTGCTTTAAAACATTTATCCTGAAATTATCGTTTTCGTAGCTTGCACGGCCATGTAAATTATTCTCAATCGTCTCGTTTTTAATTTTATAGTGCTCTGAGCCTGATTTTTCGATTGAATGAGTCAGCTTATAAAGATTAAACCATCTGTCCATTGGCAGTTTTACATCCCACGGAATCAGTTCTTTAAGGCGTTTCTTGATTTTGACAAATTTTACGTTATTTTCGCTTCTTTGTTTTATATCTTTGCAAAGCTCAAGTATTATAAAAACCGTGTTAACGGCGGCATCGTCAAACCATGCCTCGCAACGGGACTCTACCACTGCGATTATCTTGAATTTTCTCAGAAAGAATTTTTGAAGCTCATACCCATACGCCACATCAAGCCACGAATTTGAAGTAACAATGCCCATCCGACCGCTATCTTTAAGAAGCCTTGCAGCATGAAAAAACAGGTACGCATAAATATCAGCCTGTCCTGATAACTTTGTGCCTCCGTTATTGAAAAGCTCAGAATACTCGGTTCTCCAGTCAGCTATGAGAGTTTTTTCAATATCACCCTTATAGCCCTTTATGCGCCTCTCTATGAGTTCCTGCCGTATATATGGGAAATTTCCAACAATTGCGTCAAACTGCGGGATTGGCTCATTAATCGTAAAATCAGAGTTGGGTGCCGGCTTAGGTGGCGGAAACTTAAAAATGTCTCCGGCTTTTACTTCAAAGAAATCTTTCGACAGTATTCTTGGGAAATTAGCGTAGTCCTCTATGTTTTGCCTGTAAAGGTTGATTGTTGCCAATTCGGCTGGGAAACGTGCAATATCAAATCCCCATATTTGAGAAATCAATTCTTTATGGCTTTTAGCCCCCTCATGTCTTAGCTTGTCATACGCTCTGATGAGAAAAGTGCCGGTTCCGCAGGTCGGATCCAAAACCCTGTCAGACTTTGTTGTTATGCAAAACGATATGATTAAATCCACAAGTTCTTCATTCGTAAAGTATTGCCCAAGCGTATGTCTCTCCTGTGGCGGAATTAATTTCTCGAAAACGTTTCCAATAACATCCTGCGGCATATTGGAAAAATTGTATCTGTTAAGGTTATCTATAAGCTTAATAAGCGGAGCAACAGCATTTTCTGGAAAAGGCACTTTATCAGGAAAATCCTCTTCAAACACTGCCTGATAGTCTATCTGCTGGGCTGTTTGAAAATACTCTCTTATTTTACCGTCTATACCCGCAGGATTTAAGCCGGTTAATTCAAATTTGGGAATATCCGATCGGAATCGTCTGAGAGTCAGATAAAACAAGACTTTGCCAAGCAACCTGTAAACAATCTGTCTTGAGACGGTTTCATAAAAAGGCTCCCCCGCATCATATGAGGCTATTCCCTGTTTTACCGCCCAGTCGAAAAGCCCGTTCTTAAACTGAGAGCTCTTTCCTGTCTCAGTTATCAGCGATTCGTGTATGAATGGCCAAAGAGTTTTAACTGCCTCATAAAGCTCGTGTACAAAAAACGTGGTGTCAACATCGCTAAGGTAAAGGTGTCCTTCTCTGTGTAAAGTGGATAGATCATTTAAAATCTCTTTTGCCTTTGCCTTTAATAATTCCCGTTTGGATACTACCCAAAGGTCATCTGGCACTGAGACCTGAAAGACCGGTTCGTATGTTTTCAACCTGTGGACTCTTGATACCGCATCAAGTGCGTATGGTGTTCTCCAGATGACTGCATTTGTCATATTCCATGTTACAAAATAATCGGCAGACATAGAGCGTGCCTTTTCTGCGGCATTATTAAGCAGCTCGTCGTTATCAACCGGAGTTACCGGTGTTTTTAACTCCCATCCGCAAAATCCCTGATTACTCTGCCTGTTTAAGCATATCTGAATATCAGGAAATCTTGTCTTACCCTCTGATACCTGAAGGGAGGTCTCAGATGTGGCCACTTCAAATGAGGAGGTCATGTCTTTTAAGAATTCATTAAGCCACGATGTTACCTGAGCCGCAAACTCTCTCTCATTAGATTTAATATCGGTCATTGATGGCGTATTTTATCATTAAAAAGTAAATAATCCCAATCTGTATTTTTTTGGTTAAAACGTACTGGAAATGTTTTCAATAACTGTAAAAGCGTCCTCTTTTAAGTCTTTTATGTCCTGTACATCCATACGCAGCTCTGTCATCGCTTTTTCATAGACATTAAAAAAATCCTCGTCAGATTTAATCAGCGATGCGCCAGAAAAACCATAGTATTGACTCAGATGCTCGGCTAAAATAATCACATTCCATAGTTCTTTTGCTTCAGAGTAGTGTTCCATGCTGCGCGGAGTACCAAGCTCAGTGTTGTGATGATACTTTATCGCCTCAACAATGGAGCTATCCACTTTCCAGCTTTTTACAACAAGTGCGCTTACCTCTGTATGGTTTGTGCTAAACTCATTGTCTTCCTTATCAATAATTTCAACTGAATTAGACATTGCCATGTCAACGTATTTTCCATATTCCTGAAATTTATTTAGCAACAGCGGTAGAGCACAATCATGAAACAATCCCATAAGATAGGCTGAATCTGTATGTTTGGAATTAGTCTTACCGGCAATAAATGAACACAGAGTGGCAGAGGCTAAAGAATGTCTCCAAAATGTCTCGGTAACATTGCCGATTTTTTTGAGCGAGACATGCAATAGTGCCGCTAATATCATATCGGCAAAGTTCTTTATACCTAACACTTGTAATGCCCTCACTATGTTATCCACCTTGCCGGAGCCGTATATCGGTGAATTTGCAAACTTTAACAAGACCGCCGTAACAGCCACATCTTTCCTTATAAGCTCAGTGATCTTATCCAGTGCCGGAGTTGGTTTATTTAACTCAGTCCGAAGATCATTTATTATTGCAGGACACGGCGGAATGTTTAAACTCTTTATGTTTACCTGCTTTTGTATGGCTTCATTTGTTCTCACATATATTTTTCCGAGGAATGATTTAAGTTTCTGTTCAATAATTTCGTTATCAATCGGTTTCTTAATGTATCCAGATACGTTGGCTGAAACGCACTTTAAAATGCTTCCGCCGTCATGCTTTTCAGTAATCATCACAAAAGGGAGATCCTTTGTCGCAGGATTTTGCCTTGAAAACAAAAGCAGTTTATATCCGTCAACGTAGTCGTCATCCCAGTCACTTAAAATCAACTCTAAGTCTTTGATTGTTTGCAGTTTTTTAAAAGCATCAGTGTCATTAAAAACTTTTTCATAAGTAATCCAGGAAAAATGCTTTTTCAAATAAAGCTCAAGAGTTCTGTGCAAATCCAATGAATGTGATATTACAAGCATCATAAAAAGTTACTGCTCCTTTCGGTTAAACTTACAACATCATCTGTATGTTTAGCCGTTATTATTGTTAGAAATTCTATTTTTATTGATAACCATTAAAATGTATCAGCAATATTCTCTAAAACCTCGCCGGCATCCTCCTTCAGGTCTCTTATGTCAATTACATCAAGTTGCAATTCCACCATGGCCTTCTCATAGACATTAAAGAAGTCCTCGTCAGACTTAATTGGCATTGTTCCTGAGTAACCGTAGTATTGGCTTATGTGCTCTGCCAAAACAAGTATAGCCCATAACTCTCTAACATCGCGATAGTGTGCGGAGTTAAGCGGCGTACCTATATCAACACTGTGGTGGTATCTGACTGCCTCAACAATGACATCTTCTACTTTCCATGTTTTCACTACAAGGGCACTTACGTCAGAATGATTGGTACTGTACTGTTTGTCCTCCAGTGCAATTCCATCGGTGGAGTTAGACAAAGCCAAGTCGGCATGTTTTTCGTATCCAGGGAATCTCTTTAAAAACAACGGTATTGAGCAATCGTGGAAAAGCCCTGCGAGATACGCAATGTCGGCGTGTTTGGGATGTTTCCTGTTTGCTATAAAAGAGCACAGTACCGCAGAGGTTAACGAGTGCCGCCAAAACGTCTCAGTAACTACTCCGATATCTTTGATTGCTTCCTGTAAAATGGCAGCTAAAACCATATTGGCAAAATTATCCAAACCAAGTATATGAAGTGCCCTGAGAACGCTCTCAACTCTCCCTGCGCCATAAATTGGTGAGCTTGCCAATTTTATTATTGATGATGTAAGAGCCACATCCTTTTGTATATATTCAACAATTTTATCTAAAGCCGGAGTTTGCTTCTTTAACTCAGCCCGAAGCACATTAACTATAGCCGGACACGGTGGTATGTTTAAACTCTTTATAGCTACCTGCTTTCTTACAACGTCTGAACCTGTTACGTTAACTTTCTCAAAAAAAGGCTTTATCTTCTGGTCAATAACATCAAAATCAACAGGTTTTTTGACAAATCCAGACACTGAAGCATTAACACACTTTAGAATGCTTCCACCGTCATGCTTTTCAGTGATAATTACAAACGGCACTTGCTTTGTCTCAGGATTTTCCCTGACCATCGTTAGAAGTTTGAATCCGTCAACATAGTCGTCATCCCAATCGCTTAAAATCAGCTCATACGTGCCACCCTCCTCAAGGATTTTTACGCCATCTATATCGTTAAAGATCTTATCATACGTAATATGCGGAAAATACTTCTTCAAGTAATGCTCTAATACCCTGTGTAAAACTATTGAATGTGACACTATAAGCAACATTGATATGAGCCACCGTATAAAAACATCCTCTTAGTCCCGCAACGCAGGTAAAAAACTGAAGCACCTAACTTACACATACGAGATTTTAACAAAACAGCAAAGAAAATTTCTCTGTCACTCTAAAAAAAATTATAATCAAATAAGAATTGAATCCAAATAAGGACATTAAGGCAATTTTTTAAATTAGAAAATACTGAAAGAGCCTATTTTTTTGCATTACAATTGCAATATTTGTTATGATAGTTTAGATAAAGGGAGCGGCTACGGCCGTAAAAAAGTAAACTTATGATTAGAGGTAAGCGTTAAAATGTACAGATGCATGTTAAGGGCAAAGCTCCACATGGCAAGAGTCACGGAGGCTAATATTCTATACTCAGGCAGTCTTACCGTTGATGAAGACCTTATGGATTTAGCAGGAATGTACCAGTATGAGAAGGTGCTTATAAGCAATGTAAATAATGGCCAGAGATTTGAGACGTATCTAATTCCTGGCGAGAGGGGCTCAGGGGAGATATGTTTAAACGGAGCTGCCGCAAGAAGAGGTGTTGTTGGAGACAAGATAATTATTTTTAGTTTTGCCTACATTTCTGAGGATGAAATATCAAAAAGCTACAAACCAAACATTGTAGTACTATCTGATGACAATAAGCCAACAAAGTGAGAAACATTTAATCTATAAAAGAGCATAAGAAAAAATTCCTTGACTTAGGATGCTAAAAATGGGTATAACATGATGACGGCTTTTTAGGGCAATTAAAAACATGGGAGGTATTTTTAGAGATGTCACAGACTGGTAAAGTAAAATGGTTTAATGAGGCTAAGGGGTATGGTTTTATCCAGAAAGAAGACGGCGGCGACGTATTTGTACACTTTTCATCAATTCAGGGAAGCGGATTTAAGACCCTAAGAGAGGGACAAAGTGTTTCATTTGACCTTGTTGACGAGGATAGAGGCCAAAAAGCCACAAATGTAACTAAACTCGACTAAGTATCTTTTCTGTTAACATTTTAAGCACAATAATAGGTGTGGTTTTAGATGCTGCAAAGGCTGTAAGTTAGTTTTGTGTGCAAAAGGTTGGGAAATATAATCTCAAAAAAAAACGCTTATGCTGCCTGATCAGCCGCTATAGCGCCAAGCAAAGCCGAAACCCTGTTGGTATCAAAAGTCATAGAATTAAAGGAAAGTGTCGGATTTTTAAGCATGTTCTCTTTTAAATCGTTCACAGCCTGTGTTGCCTGCGACTCTGTTGTAATGCTTGAAGAGGTGGTGGTTGTCTGGCTCTTTATATCCAGCGTATAAGCATCGGTTTTAGACTTTATATCCTGCTGACTATCCCCGCTGCTTTTAAGGCCTTTAGCGGCTTGCTTCTTTTGGCTTGCAGCATCATTTGTAACTGCAGGATTATTTTGTACTTTCATCTTATCCTCCCTCACTTCTTTTAAACCTCAACACCCACAACTTATCGTAACACAAACATGCTTGTTGTTGTCAATAGCAAATCCTGATTTTTAAAGAGGGCAGACTTACGATATCTGATAATTTGAGTTGGTTAAACTCTTTACGAGTCCTTAGTGTGCGCATACTCCCGCACTAACCTGATTCCCTCCCAAGCCGGAAGCTTACCCTCTAATCATTTTTATGTTTCAGACACTCCTCTAATTCTTTTTCTAATTCAGCTATTTCTCTTTTTTTTCTATTTTCTCTATTAGCTTCTATCTGTAATAATTCTATTCTTGAATGCTCTTGTATATCTCTAGTCTTTTTCGGATCTTTTAGTACTTTTGTGTATTTTTTTATTAGGTCATCTTCGTTTAATCTTATTTTTTTCTCTAATGAGTTTCTATGTTTTTTCTTTTTTCTTTTTTTATACCATAATGAAACATCATCATATCTTCTTCCTATCCATAACGAAAAATTCTTCTCTTCAACTATTAAAATTGTCAATAACGGCATTAGAAATGATAAAAAACCTTTTAAAGGAGCATAAGATATTATATTTAATGATGCTGAAATAAACATAGCAATCCCAATTTTAGTCTTTCTTTTTAGTGGTGTTCTTTCTTTTTCAGTACCTTTTTTTTCAGGCTTATTTTTTGTTTTTTCAGTATCAATTTTCATTTTAGAATTACTTTTTGCTACTTTTTATCACTTGATAGTTTATTTTCGT
This Nitrospirota bacterium DNA region includes the following protein-coding sequences:
- a CDS encoding aspartate 1-decarboxylase, with the protein product MYRCMLRAKLHMARVTEANILYSGSLTVDEDLMDLAGMYQYEKVLISNVNNGQRFETYLIPGERGSGEICLNGAAARRGVVGDKIIIFSFAYISEDEISKSYKPNIVVLSDDNKPTK
- a CDS encoding HDOD domain-containing protein, coding for MMLVISHSLDLHRTLELYLKKHFSWITYEKVFNDTDAFKKLQTIKDLELILSDWDDDYVDGYKLLLFSRQNPATKDLPFVMITEKHDGGSILKCVSANVSGYIKKPIDNEIIEQKLKSFLGKIYVRTNEAIQKQVNIKSLNIPPCPAIINDLRTELNKPTPALDKITELIRKDVAVTAVLLKFANSPIYGSGKVDNIVRALQVLGIKNFADMILAALLHVSLKKIGNVTETFWRHSLASATLCSFIAGKTNSKHTDSAYLMGLFHDCALPLLLNKFQEYGKYVDMAMSNSVEIIDKEDNEFSTNHTEVSALVVKSWKVDSSIVEAIKYHHNTELGTPRSMEHYSEAKELWNVIILAEHLSQYYGFSGASLIKSDEDFFNVYEKAMTELRMDVQDIKDLKEDAFTVIENISSTF
- a CDS encoding N-6 DNA methylase produces the protein MTDIKSNEREFAAQVTSWLNEFLKDMTSSFEVATSETSLQVSEGKTRFPDIQICLNRQSNQGFCGWELKTPVTPVDNDELLNNAAEKARSMSADYFVTWNMTNAVIWRTPYALDAVSRVHRLKTYEPVFQVSVPDDLWVVSKRELLKAKAKEILNDLSTLHREGHLYLSDVDTTFFVHELYEAVKTLWPFIHESLITETGKSSQFKNGLFDWAVKQGIASYDAGEPFYETVSRQIVYRLLGKVLFYLTLRRFRSDIPKFELTGLNPAGIDGKIREYFQTAQQIDYQAVFEEDFPDKVPFPENAVAPLIKLIDNLNRYNFSNMPQDVIGNVFEKLIPPQERHTLGQYFTNEELVDLIISFCITTKSDRVLDPTCGTGTFLIRAYDKLRHEGAKSHKELISQIWGFDIARFPAELATINLYRQNIEDYANFPRILSKDFFEVKAGDIFKFPPPKPAPNSDFTINEPIPQFDAIVGNFPYIRQELIERRIKGYKGDIEKTLIADWRTEYSELFNNGGTKLSGQADIYAYLFFHAARLLKDSGRMGIVTSNSWLDVAYGYELQKFFLRKFKIIAVVESRCEAWFDDAAVNTVFIILELCKDIKQRSENNVKFVKIKKRLKELIPWDVKLPMDRWFNLYKLTHSIEKSGSEHYKIKNETIENNLHGRASYENDNFRINVLKQGELLDKIEDSGKTVRLGKYLRAPEIYFEIMEKCSDKLVQLKELADVRRGYTTGINEFFHLTDKKIKHWGIEEEFVSALVTSPKEIDSLIIDPDKIKLSALYCNYGKNELRRAKKMGALRYIEWGEKQRTRVGGSQKKEGVLFPDVPSVSSRNYWYSLGEKRYGNFMINRFVSERFSFPVNNSLCLIGDVAFEGVFHSDRNTLLDCAVLNSTLTFMSVEVSGRVNLGDGLLTLYGPEIESLFVPNIEKVDAKKENKIIDVFNKLSSRPVKSIFEEVKLKDRQALDSAVLKALGLDPAKYLKPLYEGLTGLVRERIDLAKSRKKAKKTKTQRDVDKLLEQVLDEIIPDGIKKFPEEFIDSKYLKDSNEISVPGETLKQGYYYMGKQDVIAEGGFKYTAESKHEAKFIIYSWRFNSFIIKIPKDAAAIVNAVNSYELYVKDIKEKLFTAYFNRTHDQRLAGTLVSRVFDELCLPNL
- a CDS encoding cold-shock protein, with protein sequence MSQTGKVKWFNEAKGYGFIQKEDGGDVFVHFSSIQGSGFKTLREGQSVSFDLVDEDRGQKATNVTKLD
- a CDS encoding HDOD domain-containing protein; translated protein: MLLIVSHSIVLHRVLEHYLKKYFPHITYDKIFNDIDGVKILEEGGTYELILSDWDDDYVDGFKLLTMVRENPETKQVPFVIITEKHDGGSILKCVNASVSGFVKKPVDFDVIDQKIKPFFEKVNVTGSDVVRKQVAIKSLNIPPCPAIVNVLRAELKKQTPALDKIVEYIQKDVALTSSIIKLASSPIYGAGRVESVLRALHILGLDNFANMVLAAILQEAIKDIGVVTETFWRHSLTSAVLCSFIANRKHPKHADIAYLAGLFHDCSIPLFLKRFPGYEKHADLALSNSTDGIALEDKQYSTNHSDVSALVVKTWKVEDVIVEAVRYHHSVDIGTPLNSAHYRDVRELWAILVLAEHISQYYGYSGTMPIKSDEDFFNVYEKAMVELQLDVIDIRDLKEDAGEVLENIADTF
- a CDS encoding PAS domain S-box protein, whose protein sequence is MAGKGTILVVEDSMTQAVALKHILQKHGYGVITASNGKLGLELALSTMPDLVISDVVMPVMNGYELCREIKNNKDIKRIPVILLTELKSVTDIIEGLESLSDDYITKPYDEKYLISKIESCINTDIPCDDTTNGEGFEVTYKGATRIIYSNYKKVFNLLIATYENVIHQYQEIMESRNALKKLNEELIEQTHIIKQSENMFKFFVQTVPDVIYKIDIDGRFTFINDSIRNYGYEPEELIGEHFSKIFHPNDVKNISRAEVLPHFIGKPTGNSETPKLFDERRNVERKTSGLEVHLKTKNPDLPNNAIVAEVSSYGIYRFDINKQSSELDGTLGVIRCKEDDYLGTGGIIKDITEKKRIEKALFESEKISHALMENACDAILIADVEGNLLDANKKAVELLGYDKSELLLMKYTDIHKQDELGYIIDNFQYAAKKDCHHYIETQVLRKDGSTVSVEISASPININGKRLMQGIFRDMTERKLSQEKLRRQEQLLIQQSKMAAIGEMIGVIAHQWKQPLNILGLIVQDLKDVYEYRELDADYIDNLVKNTLEQLDFMSKTVDEFRNFLKPSKEKETFYVMNIVGEVFSLLSAQLKNHLISYKITCHCHNNIYRHYSEIIPCDSTLITTYKNQLAHVLLNIISNSTEAIIERRDKGLLSADGMIGVDCYKENNLLKVEISDNGGGIPEEIMDKIFEPYFTTKEDKGTGIGLYMSKVIIEESLGGSLHAKNILDVAVFTLEFNV